caaataacaaCATCAGCATCAGGGCATGCTCATCAAGAAGCAAAACTAGACTTCGGATGCAGCTTGTGCCAGCTGCAGTAACGATCTTGTGCTACTCTTACTCCTTGTCTCTTACTACTAGTCTAAAATAATCTTGTGGTGCTCTTACTCCTTTTCGAAAATATTTTTTGATTATAACATTGACGTGGTCTCTCTAAGGTTTGATACACTAACTGTGCATTTCTATTAAAATATGTTATTTCTGATAACAAGACACCTGTGAAAGAATTTCATGATACAGATGGTAACATCAATTTTATGTCAACAGTCATTCTAATATATTGATGCACAAAAGTATATTTTTTTTACTAACATGAACCAGAGGGAATATATACTCTTAGTTTCACAAGCTACAGCCCATTTCATCTCTTCATGCACTATTTATGATGTGAAGTGATGAGCTATCTATAGCTAACTTTGTACAGTAAAACATGCACACCTTTTGACctttatatatactttatttatcaccaccaccaccaccaccacttcatAAACATTGGGCTTGTTCCAGGTGCTAAGCCATATCTGTTGACTGTTGTTTCTATTTGCTAGTTTGCTTGCTGCTGGCTGCTTCAATCAAGTCCTGAACTACTACTTCTAGTTTCTATCAGGCTTCTGTTGTTCTGTCCCTGCTGCTGGGCTGGTCCTGCTACTGGATAGTGGATACTGCTTACTGAAGTCTGAACTTATGTTTCTGTGGTCCTCAGTTAAGTCTGAACTTATATCAAATGTGATGTCTGAACTTATGTGTCGTTTGACTTTGTGAGACTAGCTGTTATGCACTTGCTCCTTCCGTCCCAAAATATATGTTgttttcgcttcccgagaaacaaatttgacaaaatatatattaaaaaatattaatatttatggtatataattggtatcattggaaaggtatttgaatctagttttttaataaatttatttggagatacaaatattgcacgtatttttcaacaaatcgagtcaaacttgcggcacggaaaccaaaagcgacacataatttgggacagagggagtatgcctGAATTCTGTTATTTACTCTATCTGGTTAACTTCTGTCACTTCACATGCACTATAATGCAAATATGCAATATATTTCTGTCTGGCTAGGCTAAACTACAGAAGTGCAGGCGTGCAGCTCATCTGCTCCCTGCTATCTGCCTGTCTCTGCCTCCAATCCGGTTGGTCCAAGTTTGGTAGGGCAAAACTTCGGTTCACAGATTCCATACACCATTAAAAGAAAAAAACACATGGAGTCTGAGTTCCACACCTATAAGAAGGGGGCTTGTCTATTTTgcaatacacaaatgacatggtTATATTTGAGCAAGCAAAAGACATGAAGATACTGCTATGTCTTGAAGAAACGATGAAGTCTCAAAACTAACTTTAACGAAAGTGAACTTTTGTGTTTTGGACAAGCAAAGGATTGTGAATATCAATATTCATTATTGTTTTGTTGCCTTACGTTACATATGCATTCGGATGCACTCTAGATATCTGATAAAAAAGATTGGAGACTGATTGAAGATAGATTTGAAAAGAGTTTACTTGGATGGAAAGAAAAACAGTAATATGTTGGTGGTGGAGACTAGGCTTGATCAATTGGGTTCTATCTATCCTGCCTATATTATGCTTTATTTTTTTAACCCCTTATTAGATGTATCTTAAAAACCTGTGTATTTTAGAACGGAACTTAACTGGAAAAATAATCAAAGGGGGAATTTAGGCATTCTAGCTAATAAACAAAGAGGGTTTGGCAAGAGTTGATGAAAAATAAGTatatcaaaaatcaaaattttaagTCAAGCGCAAAAGAATCCAGGAGACTTTTCAATAGCAGACAGATCACAAACCTAAGACATGTTTGGTTGAGCTGCCTGCCAAGCGACTAATCAAGCATGCCCCTAATGCATGTCAAGAAACAGCCTTGAAAATCACCAATTAAAATAATGGCAACCAAAATAGGATTTGGGAAGATAGCTGGACTAGGAACCACTAATCAAATACTAACATCCatctttaggccttgtttagatcaccttcaaattccaagttttttcactctctctccatcacatcaatttttggacgcatgcatggagcattaaacataggtaaaaaaagtaactaattgcacagtttggttgtaaatcacgagacgaatcttttgagcctagttagtccatgatcggacaaagtttgtcaaatacaaacgaaacgtgctacagtgtccagattgcaaaaaattgcaatctaaacaaggctttATATAACATTGTTTGCTGTTGCTAATGCTTTACGTACAGGTCTACTAAGAGAGCATTATCGGGTAGAAAAATAGTTGAATACTAGAATGACATTTGGTTGCAAGGATTGCAAATGTTTAGTTAAATGGAGTGATAAGCAGTAAACATAGATAATTATACATGCATTGATAAAAAAATAGATAATTATACATGCATGTATACTCGCTTTTACGAAGGCTCACAAACATCCAATCCCTAGGAGCACCTTGGAATGACTAAGTTGTCAAATTTCGAGGTTGACAATAATATTCATTGCAAAATTGTAAATAATGTCTTACATTTGAGTTGCTATGGAACTTTTATGTAGTTTTATCTACTATTTGGTGTGCACTATTCTGCAATGCCCCTTGGAGGTTGAAGCCGAAAGTTTTCTTTCACTATAAAAAAGAACGTTCATGGGCGCTTCCAAATTTTCGCCCTGTTATTCAACACTGCTTCAGCAGTATTTTTCagcgttttcctctcacaacgaaTCAGCATAAGTATCAGcgtaagccaaattttagcgaaacgaacaTAATGTAGCCAAACCAAACTCTATCATGAATTTGGCACTTCTTCTGGTATataccaacaaaatttggttcatggGGAACAACTACAAGTATACTGTATCGCTGTCTAGCCATTTGCGTTTCATAGGACAAGTGACCACGATACGCTGTCACGTGCTGAACAGAACACACCCCGCCACGTCACCCTCGCACCGTGGAGTCCCACGGCGAACTGCGAGCCCGCCTCGCAATCTCCGCCACCGCGCCATCAAAACCAAAAAGTTCTCACACGCTGACGCCACCGCACCGCATCTCCCTTCCTCTCCACTCCAGTCCGCCGCTCCCattcccccgccgccgccgccgccatggccgccgccgcccactCCCTCCTGCACGCACCGGCGGCCCGCAGGGCGGCCACCGCCACCCGCTCGGCCCTCTCCCCTCCGGCGCCCACTCCTCccttcctcctccgcctccgcgcTCGGCGCCCTCATCACCGCCTCCGCTCCACCTCCCCGACCGCCGCCTCCGACCTCACTGCGTTCCCTCCCCCGAACCCGAACGGGATCTTCGCGTCCGACCCGCCCATCGACGTGGACGCCGCCACGGAGGCGGAGCTGCGGGAGAACGGGTTCCGGAGCACGCGCCGCACCAAGCTCGTCTGCACCGTGGGCCCCGCCACCTCGTCGCCGGACCAGCTCGAGGCGCTCGCCGTCGGCGGCATGAACGTGGCCCGCCTCAACATGTGCCACGGGGACCGGGAGTGGCACCGGGCCGCCATCCGCGTCGTCAGGAGGCTCAACGAGGACAAGGGCTTCGCCGTCGCCGTCATGATGGACACCGAGGGCAGCGAGATCCACATGGGCGACCTCGGCGGCGCGTCCTCCGTCAAGGCGGAGGTGAGCTGCTCATCATCGGTTTGTTTGGGCTTGGTGGTGCAGTTTTTACCTTTCAGAGTGAACGCCTCACTTTTTTAGCCTTGAACGTATTCCATGGAAGTAAATTGTGCTCCCCAATGTGGATGAGGGAGAAGGGAAGGAGGGTGTTCGCCCGTCGGTCAATTTCTGCATTGCAGTAATTCATTCATGCTTGTACCAAACCTGGCAAACCCAATTTCACCGGAGTTCTCTCTTCAATCAAATGGCTCAGTTGATCTACATTTTCGGCTCAGGCTTGAAACCATTCTAGAAGGGAAAACAATGCACATTTGTTATGAAACATTCGATACTGAAACTGGCAGAATATTTCAGGGCTTCCAAAAGTAACTGAAACAAAATGCATGGTAAAAATCACCACGTATTCGCTTTCTTTGCATGTCAGCTGGGTGCCAAGACTCTAATAAAAGTGACAGGCACTGAGCTTCTGAAAGTAGTTTTCTAGATCATAGGCCTAACCCTCGACCCTCAGGTAAGATTCTTGAAAGTAGCCAATGTTGATGTCCACATAGAAATGTAACTGAATGGTTGCATCTGGTAATAGTTATGTTTTACATAATACATTCTATCATATAATAGAAAGAAACAAAACTGCTTCTATAATTGCCAGCTGATATCAGTGCTCAGGTCACTACCCCCCAAAAAAGAGATTATCTTACCCTGCAGCTGTTTATTTTAAGTTATTAACCATACAGTTAGAAGCTGACTGTGTGCCTTTGCAAAATTCCTTGTTTTCTTCAGTCACATTATTTGCCGAATGATTTCCATTTTCTTATAGTATCAAAATGTTCCTGAAGTAATTAACAAATCCTGTCACATTTATTTGATTCCACAGGATGGAGAAGTATGGACGTTTAGCGTTAGATCATTTGAATTGCCTCTCCCAGAACGAACTATTAATGTGAACTATGATGGATTTGCTGAAGGTATTTAAGCTAGCCTATTTGTTGATATTGTTTGTAGTTTTGTTCTTTAGCGTAACGTTGCATCTAAATCCTACACAGATGTGAGAGTTGGTGATGAGCTTCTTGTGGATGGTGGAATGGCTCGGTTTGAGGTGATTGAGAAGATAGGGCCAGATGTTAAGTGCCGTTGCACAGATCCTGGTTTATTGTTGCCACGTGCCAATCTTACATTCTGGCGTGACGGCAGTATCGTCCGTGAGAGGAATGCTATGCTTCCTACAATTTCATCAAAGGTAAATCCACTAACATAATAAATGTCTTGCTGTAATTACCAAAAGGCTGTAAAGCAAAACCCTATAATTCTATACCATTGCTCGTGTTACAATGGATTTGCAGCTTCTTTTTCGATCGATACCATGATCAGTTCAAAACATTGCGCACTGAAACTCATCTCTGGACAATTTATCAGCTATTTCTAAAGAAGGCTGCTACCAACTAGAGTTGTTTAGTTGAGAAATGGAATCTTCTAGTAGTAGATATTAATATATAACAATGCTGCTCCTTTTCTTGTGACAACTTGTGCAGGATTGGCTTGACATAGACTTTGGAATTGCCGAAGGTGTAGATTTCATCGCTGTTTCATTTGTCAAGTCTGCAGAAGTAATTAAACACTTGAAAAGCTACATAGCTGCAAGGGGCCGTGGCAGGTACCAAGCGtataattttatattaatttaAGTTTGTGCTTATTCGGAAGACTTTATTCAGCATTGTTAAACTGATGATGGGTGTTCCTAGAACTGTTCTGGATGCTTAGCCATTGTTGCTGGTTGCTTCCTGGTCACTGGTCAGTCCTGGATGATTATTCATATTAGTAGCCATTTGATGGGATGTATTCAAATAATTTTGTTCAACAATGTGATTCACAGAAGAATTAGAACTGTTTAAAATTGCATGACCAACCTCAACAATAACTTGGTGTCATGTCAGCCCCTATAATTCTTCTGCATGCATTAAAAAACTGTCAGTATGTGCCCCTGTTTTTATTTGATGTGCTACAGTCAGTTTGCCATTGTACATCCATCTCATGTTCTGTGGTTAGTTAGTGACACTGCACAAAGTTACCTAGCTTAAAACCTTTAAAGGCCCCAACTCCCCGAAAATATCAAACTTACTGTGTTTTCTTTACGTTTTAATTAATTAGGCCTTGCAAACATCCAGATAAATGCACTGCATATGCTTTTTTCTTACTAGAAATGCTGTAATTTTGTATTTCTGACATGTTTctttcatttcatcaatatttGTTGCTTGCTTACTCTAATGCTTTGTTGTATATGATCAGTGATTTAGCAGTCATTGCAAAAATTGAGAGCATTGACTCTTTAAAGAACCTGGAGGAGATCATCCGAGCATCAGATGGTGCCATGGTAGCCAGAGGGGATATGGGGGCACAGGTTCCCTTGGAGCAGGTCCCCTCAATACAACAAAAGATAGTTCAACTGTGCAGGCAGCTCAACAAGCCAGTCATTGTTGCTTCTCAGCTTCTCGAATCGATGATAGAGTATCCCACACCCACCAGGGCTGAGGTTGCAGATGTTTCTGAAGCTGTCCGCCAGCGAGCTGATGCTCTAATGCTTTCTGGCGAGTCAGCGATGGGGAGGTATCCGGATAAGGCTCTTAGTGTTCTAAGGAGCGTCAGCCTAAGGATTGAGAAGTGGTGGAGAGAGGAGAAGCGTCATGAGGCCCTGGAACTTCAAAGTGTTTCATCTTCCTTCTCTGACAAGATATCAGAAGAGATCTGCAACTCAGCAGCTAAAATGGGTATCTGCTGCCATCTTCCTGTTGTTGCATATTCCTATTATTGTGTTTACTGACAGAACGTTTCCTTGCCATTGCTCTTACATATATCTAATCAAAACTGATTTCATTTGCAGCTAATGGCTTGGGAGTAGATGCTGTTTTTGTTTTCACGAAGACTGGCCACATGGCCTCCCTGCTCTCGCGGTGCCGCCCCGACTGCCCAGTTTTCGCCTTCACAACCTCGACGTCTGTCAGGAGACGGCTGAACCTCCAGTGGGGCCTGATCCCCTTCCGCCTCAGCTTCTCCGGCGACATGGAGAGCAATCTGAACCGCACCTTCTCCCTGCTCAAGGCCAGGGGCATGATTCAGTCTGGCGACCTCGTGATCGCCCTCTCAGACATGCTGCAGTCCATCCAGGTGATGAACGTACCCTAAGATAGAGCCTGATCTCCATGTCGCACGATCCTGTATCAGATGGAACACGCACATTATCGGCACCTTGAAGGATAGTTTCTTGCGCCTATGCTATACACTAGGCTTAGTCTGGCCCAAGGAACTTGGCAATAATTTGTGGCTTTCAGGCTGTTGTAGTCTTGTAGAACTCTTATATTACTTTTAGGCTTAGGTGACGTTTAATGTGCAAGTAGTTGGTTTGATGTTTTTGCGTGATAAAGTGGTTTCAAGCTATGC
Above is a genomic segment from Miscanthus floridulus cultivar M001 chromosome 3, ASM1932011v1, whole genome shotgun sequence containing:
- the LOC136545320 gene encoding pyruvate kinase isozyme A, chloroplastic-like, whose protein sequence is MAAAAHSLLHAPAARRAATATRSALSPPAPTPPFLLRLRARRPHHRLRSTSPTAASDLTAFPPPNPNGIFASDPPIDVDAATEAELRENGFRSTRRTKLVCTVGPATSSPDQLEALAVGGMNVARLNMCHGDREWHRAAIRVVRRLNEDKGFAVAVMMDTEGSEIHMGDLGGASSVKAEDGEVWTFSVRSFELPLPERTINVNYDGFAEDVRVGDELLVDGGMARFEVIEKIGPDVKCRCTDPGLLLPRANLTFWRDGSIVRERNAMLPTISSKDWLDIDFGIAEGVDFIAVSFVKSAEVIKHLKSYIAARGRGSDLAVIAKIESIDSLKNLEEIIRASDGAMVARGDMGAQVPLEQVPSIQQKIVQLCRQLNKPVIVASQLLESMIEYPTPTRAEVADVSEAVRQRADALMLSGESAMGRYPDKALSVLRSVSLRIEKWWREEKRHEALELQSVSSSFSDKISEEICNSAAKMANGLGVDAVFVFTKTGHMASLLSRCRPDCPVFAFTTSTSVRRRLNLQWGLIPFRLSFSGDMESNLNRTFSLLKARGMIQSGDLVIALSDMLQSIQVMNVP